One genomic region from Jilunia laotingensis encodes:
- a CDS encoding DUF6383 domain-containing protein — translation MKRKLTFLLLLCALCAKPATAQTLERTTQNPLTIPKNVTTTEQASKGNTFKLSPSNKYNVAPTDVYSWLSTTKPKEPANSITHIRKKTSHIPPAVNVADSVLVYGIFKNTADTPPSELKGLGIYSFHAAPTINFSEEAGGQTIPDAVVFVYVKGQYYLFNNGNITIVNASTGEVVKNDIELSLNGSAVSPMQAATYDPLSDKIFLVYWAEDYSKAILSVDPHTFETKAIGAMPGYPLSIAAAPDGKLYFMSYPTSLYSLDKATGEYKLINNAAKPDKNYQNGTASQTAVFDWSTGMMYLANLTTDWNTHLTKIDPATGNAVNIADFPGKERIVGLFIPYSDADTPGFASQISYTEGKLNFTAPVNTYSSGKQLSGNLTAYITTAGNTTELNVEPGQKVSLEYTLAEGKHSIEIEMGNTVGKSPARRLNTFVGQDLPTAVTDLNLSIDDGKNAVLTWKAPTTSQHGGPVDDASLNYLITRYPDEVIVATGLKETSYTETIPEVHARYYYTVTVYSDDNAGATVTSNIVTAGAIWFPPYLETFETQADFDSFKIIDANKDGKTWSFMNPGQNGQAYLQGNGTRNVDTGIYDGNGNDDYFISPLINLKKDVDYRLSLDTYDQFLTTEHMTILLGKKQDVTGDETQIASLDMHSNQSYTIIFNVPEDGLYTLLFHGDSPAESVNVSIDNLSLDVYSFFNGPDCVTDVQVKAGEKGVLNNTLTFTTPSKTYKGGTLSSISYVKVYRNGSAKAAQVFNAPKVNETLTWTDTDVEQGNVTYRIVAFNDQGQGKEYLITNWVGLDMPADVSNLKVKMNADNKAVVTYDKVSSIGKHGGYVNPEEVKYVLCRYNEYNFENHWEEVTEYTQELTLTDETFSPMYGARQQYVDYLLVATNSAGSSDGAGTGIVLGEPYERPYKESFAGALVTNAPWTLSASSYYYAWNMVTGSGIAVKPYDNDEGMLQFSYIMDESNTQVMMGPRISLSNSTSPELTFYMYHGFEAEEGDLTLKLYVNYDDEEWENIADIDYNNGSHRWSRFSLPLRTDADNVQIAFGAHAADASASIYVDAIRIDESVAHDIAVESVAITSKRIEAGENTQLNVGIANYGVNAAQDYKVILLRDGQAVDSKQGETLAQNSVGQVTFEITTTKADASANYSYQAAIEYELDANKDNDLSNTVRLYVHGSNLPVAENLSGTITEGVVTLQWDKPAKSEIADQVTDDFDSYESFIIDNIGDWKTYDGDGTPTVYFGGPQIAHAYEAKAWQVWAPEEAGFSLDKFDVLTPHSGDKYLTCWAASDGVTQTLPNDDWLISSDVMGGTDVSFYYRMPNEGSDPQVFEMMYSSTDQEPENFTAFDRDSIMTGTDWVQFDYTLPTDAKYFAIRSCSKGSYTVALLDDITYTPLYGSTTTVTLTGYNVYRDNQLIAANVTEQSYTDNTAGTEKHVYNVTAVWKEGESNYSNKYVSSDNTDIDKVATEPDIKVYSSKNAIIITGAEGKPINIYAYTGQKLFSKNAATNTTINVVPGVYLVHVANTTHKVIVK, via the coding sequence ATGAAAAGAAAACTTACATTTCTATTGTTGCTTTGTGCGCTGTGCGCAAAACCCGCTACAGCTCAGACACTCGAACGGACAACACAAAATCCGTTGACAATTCCTAAAAACGTGACAACCACAGAACAGGCCTCTAAGGGCAACACGTTCAAACTCTCCCCTTCAAACAAGTACAATGTAGCACCGACAGATGTTTACTCATGGCTCAGTACCACCAAACCCAAGGAACCTGCCAACTCCATTACCCACATACGGAAAAAGACAAGCCATATACCACCAGCCGTTAATGTAGCAGACAGTGTTTTAGTTTACGGAATATTCAAGAATACAGCAGATACCCCACCTAGCGAATTAAAAGGATTGGGTATATACTCATTCCACGCAGCCCCTACCATAAACTTTAGTGAAGAGGCCGGAGGACAAACCATTCCCGACGCTGTAGTTTTCGTCTACGTGAAAGGACAATATTATCTCTTTAACAATGGGAATATCACAATCGTCAACGCCTCCACAGGAGAGGTTGTGAAAAACGACATAGAATTGAGCTTAAACGGATCAGCCGTATCTCCCATGCAGGCGGCTACTTATGACCCGTTAAGTGATAAAATATTCCTTGTTTATTGGGCAGAAGATTACTCCAAAGCCATTCTCTCCGTAGACCCGCACACATTCGAGACGAAAGCGATCGGAGCCATGCCGGGATATCCTCTCTCTATAGCTGCTGCTCCCGATGGAAAACTCTATTTCATGAGTTATCCGACAAGCTTGTACTCCCTTGACAAAGCGACAGGAGAATACAAACTGATCAACAACGCTGCTAAGCCCGACAAGAACTATCAGAATGGAACAGCGAGTCAGACCGCAGTATTCGACTGGTCTACCGGCATGATGTATCTCGCTAACCTCACAACAGACTGGAATACACATCTCACCAAGATAGATCCTGCTACAGGTAATGCTGTGAACATTGCCGATTTCCCGGGTAAAGAACGCATCGTAGGTTTATTTATTCCATATTCCGATGCTGATACTCCAGGATTTGCCAGCCAAATAAGCTATACAGAAGGCAAGTTAAACTTCACAGCACCTGTCAACACATACAGTTCGGGCAAACAACTATCGGGAAATCTTACAGCCTATATCACAACAGCCGGTAATACCACTGAGTTAAATGTTGAACCAGGCCAAAAAGTCTCCTTAGAGTATACACTTGCCGAAGGCAAGCACTCTATAGAGATTGAAATGGGAAATACGGTTGGAAAATCTCCGGCACGACGTCTGAACACATTTGTCGGTCAGGATCTTCCGACTGCCGTGACAGACCTCAACCTATCCATTGATGACGGCAAAAATGCCGTACTTACCTGGAAAGCTCCGACAACATCCCAACACGGTGGTCCGGTAGATGATGCCTCCCTCAACTATTTGATTACCCGTTATCCGGATGAAGTAATCGTAGCCACCGGACTAAAAGAAACTTCATACACCGAAACCATCCCAGAAGTACATGCCCGTTACTATTACACAGTCACAGTATATTCAGATGATAACGCAGGAGCAACTGTTACCTCCAACATCGTAACGGCCGGTGCAATATGGTTCCCACCGTATCTAGAGACATTCGAAACCCAAGCCGACTTCGATTCGTTCAAAATCATCGACGCTAACAAAGACGGTAAGACATGGTCTTTCATGAACCCCGGACAAAACGGGCAAGCTTACCTTCAGGGAAATGGTACTCGCAATGTCGACACCGGCATCTATGACGGAAACGGTAACGATGACTATTTCATATCACCATTGATAAACCTCAAAAAGGACGTTGACTATCGCCTGTCATTAGATACTTATGACCAATTCCTTACCACGGAGCATATGACCATATTACTTGGTAAAAAGCAAGATGTCACAGGTGATGAAACACAAATAGCATCGCTCGACATGCATTCGAATCAATCGTATACGATCATATTCAATGTACCTGAGGACGGACTTTATACACTATTGTTCCATGGGGATTCGCCCGCAGAAAGCGTAAACGTATCCATAGACAACCTATCGCTTGATGTATACTCATTTTTTAACGGCCCCGACTGCGTAACAGATGTCCAAGTGAAAGCTGGCGAAAAAGGAGTTCTCAACAATACACTGACATTCACAACTCCTTCAAAGACATACAAAGGAGGTACGCTCAGTTCCATTTCTTATGTCAAAGTGTACAGGAATGGCAGTGCCAAAGCCGCACAAGTATTCAATGCTCCCAAAGTGAACGAAACTCTCACTTGGACGGACACCGATGTCGAACAGGGCAATGTGACTTACCGTATCGTAGCGTTTAATGATCAAGGACAGGGCAAGGAGTATCTCATCACCAACTGGGTAGGACTCGACATGCCGGCAGACGTTAGTAATTTGAAAGTTAAAATGAATGCCGACAACAAGGCCGTGGTAACGTATGACAAGGTGAGCAGCATCGGCAAACACGGTGGATATGTAAATCCAGAGGAGGTGAAATATGTACTATGCAGATACAATGAATACAACTTCGAAAATCATTGGGAAGAAGTCACAGAATATACGCAAGAACTTACATTGACCGATGAAACGTTCTCACCAATGTATGGTGCCCGTCAACAATATGTCGATTATCTGCTTGTTGCCACTAATAGCGCTGGAAGTTCCGATGGTGCAGGAACAGGCATCGTGCTTGGTGAGCCATACGAGCGTCCTTACAAAGAATCGTTTGCCGGGGCATTGGTGACAAACGCTCCATGGACTCTTTCAGCAAGTTCTTACTACTACGCATGGAACATGGTGACTGGATCTGGCATAGCTGTCAAACCTTACGACAATGACGAAGGTATGCTCCAATTCTCCTATATCATGGACGAATCCAATACCCAGGTGATGATGGGTCCACGCATCTCGCTGAGCAACTCAACCTCTCCAGAGCTTACATTCTACATGTATCACGGCTTTGAAGCTGAAGAAGGAGATCTTACACTCAAATTGTATGTTAACTATGACGATGAGGAATGGGAAAACATTGCCGATATAGATTACAACAACGGTTCTCACAGATGGTCTCGTTTCTCCCTCCCGCTCCGGACAGATGCAGACAATGTACAAATTGCTTTCGGGGCACATGCTGCTGATGCCAGTGCCTCCATTTATGTGGATGCCATCCGCATTGATGAAAGTGTGGCACACGATATAGCCGTAGAGTCTGTGGCTATCACTTCCAAGCGAATCGAAGCAGGTGAAAATACACAATTGAACGTAGGAATAGCCAATTATGGGGTAAATGCCGCTCAGGACTATAAAGTAATCTTATTGCGTGATGGGCAAGCTGTAGACTCCAAACAAGGAGAAACACTGGCACAAAACAGCGTAGGACAGGTAACATTTGAGATTACTACCACTAAAGCCGATGCATCCGCAAACTATTCTTATCAGGCTGCCATAGAATATGAGCTGGACGCAAACAAAGATAACGACTTGAGTAATACAGTACGCCTCTACGTACACGGCTCTAATCTGCCAGTAGCAGAAAATCTCTCCGGAACCATTACCGAAGGTGTCGTGACGTTACAATGGGATAAACCGGCAAAATCAGAAATTGCCGATCAAGTAACTGACGATTTCGATTCCTACGAATCATTCATCATTGATAATATAGGCGATTGGAAGACCTATGACGGTGACGGTACACCTACCGTATATTTCGGTGGTCCGCAAATAGCCCACGCTTACGAAGCAAAAGCATGGCAAGTATGGGCACCGGAAGAGGCCGGTTTCAGTCTTGACAAGTTCGACGTGCTTACACCTCATTCGGGTGACAAGTATCTGACATGCTGGGCTGCATCAGACGGTGTAACTCAAACACTGCCTAATGACGACTGGCTGATCTCCTCCGATGTGATGGGTGGAACCGATGTATCCTTCTACTACCGTATGCCCAACGAGGGTTCGGATCCACAGGTTTTTGAAATGATGTATTCCTCTACCGATCAAGAACCGGAGAATTTCACCGCCTTCGACCGTGACTCGATTATGACCGGTACCGACTGGGTACAATTCGACTATACGTTGCCCACTGATGCGAAATATTTCGCCATTCGGAGTTGCAGCAAAGGATCCTATACGGTAGCGCTACTGGATGATATCACTTATACGCCTCTTTATGGTTCTACCACAACAGTCACACTGACAGGCTATAATGTATATCGCGACAACCAACTTATCGCTGCCAACGTGACAGAGCAGAGTTATACAGACAACACGGCCGGAACCGAAAAACACGTCTACAACGTAACGGCAGTCTGGAAAGAGGGTGAATCCAACTACTCCAACAAGTATGTTTCAAGTGACAACACCGATATTGACAAGGTTGCTACAGAGCCGGATATAAAGGTATATTCATCGAAAAACGCCATCATCATCACAGGTGCTGAAGGAAAACCAATCAATATCTATGCTTATACAGGACAAAAACTCTTTAGCAAAAACGCGGCAACCAACACCACAATCAATGTCGTACCGGGAGTATATCTTGTACATGTAGCAAATACTACACATAAGGTTATCGTTAAATAA
- a CDS encoding M6 family metalloprotease domain-containing protein gives MKTLKIVIVTALCLLAGTIARAIPSYPGVLTMTQPDGTTLSYHIVGDEHYHGFVTTDGYLIKPDNAGGMRYIESIMQDGNTVMGMIAHNTETRPATEKAWLQMKGMTDFNTIYQEALRRKSPVKQLPGPSFPTTGNLKGIVLLVEFADNAMQEGHDSKLFHSVMNDENYTLNGATGSTRDYFVAQSMGKFTPDFDVFGPIKLKKSMMHYGQNDRFGNDSNPGQMVKEACEYASEQLGVDFSKYDYNNDNVVDFVYIIYAGYAESYGASSNTIWPHASNLTSLGIDCNVNGKQVQRYACSSELKYVSGTQLEGIGTFCHEFGHVLGLPDMYNTYNQQRVQLGAWDIMDTGSYNNESHTPPAYSAFERYSLGWMELTEIDTPADSMTLAELTENNVAYRISTADENEFFTLENRQQRGWDAYQPGRGLMIIHIAYESSAWDGNFVNAGNIQRYDLVEADGTQGTEQETDLYPTATNNLFTDYSVPNSLAWNGTPTDKGVTNIRDNNGVISFRFMKDRLHRPVAEEATNITAESFIAQWQPVDGAESYRLNVSEILPDSINPIITEEEFSLMTEGNYPKADINDIGEALDSYLSQPGWYGSKIYQAGGYMLVGYYGQSGSLRSPLFDLSGNNRECTVAFHVASYPGKTVSYTVSMIDIDTNTTVEEYNLKANKTETEVILRFHQGTRRTRLSIDTNKERIYFNNLRILKGSVADDAVWTVGPKEWKIDNIPDTSYKVDGLTSNRTYLYNVQALSAEEQRSSLPSNNISVTTQISTGIEHMENDADNPVIATIYYDITGCKVTQPRNGMYIRRDTHENGMIRISKIFIP, from the coding sequence ATGAAAACATTAAAGATAGTAATAGTCACTGCCTTATGCTTGTTAGCAGGCACCATAGCTCGTGCCATCCCATCCTATCCGGGAGTATTGACAATGACCCAACCAGACGGCACTACCCTATCCTACCACATCGTGGGAGACGAACATTATCACGGATTTGTCACGACTGACGGTTATTTGATCAAGCCCGACAACGCAGGCGGAATGCGATATATAGAATCAATCATGCAGGATGGGAATACGGTCATGGGCATGATAGCACATAACACAGAAACACGTCCTGCCACAGAAAAGGCTTGGTTACAGATGAAAGGTATGACGGATTTCAATACTATATACCAAGAAGCACTTCGCAGGAAATCTCCTGTCAAGCAACTACCGGGTCCGAGTTTCCCTACCACCGGGAATCTGAAGGGAATCGTCCTGCTCGTTGAGTTTGCAGACAATGCCATGCAGGAAGGACATGACAGCAAGCTGTTTCATTCAGTGATGAACGATGAGAATTACACCCTCAACGGTGCTACAGGCAGTACACGCGATTATTTCGTGGCGCAGTCCATGGGAAAATTTACACCCGATTTTGATGTATTCGGCCCTATCAAGCTTAAAAAAAGTATGATGCACTACGGACAAAACGACCGTTTCGGCAATGATTCCAACCCCGGTCAAATGGTGAAAGAAGCCTGTGAATACGCCAGCGAGCAACTCGGGGTAGATTTCAGCAAGTATGACTATAATAATGACAATGTGGTGGATTTTGTATACATCATCTATGCCGGTTATGCAGAAAGCTACGGTGCGTCAAGCAATACAATCTGGCCACATGCCTCCAACCTGACCTCTTTAGGGATAGATTGCAACGTGAACGGTAAACAGGTGCAACGCTACGCCTGTTCGAGTGAACTGAAGTATGTATCGGGAACGCAACTTGAAGGTATAGGCACATTCTGCCATGAGTTCGGACACGTACTCGGACTTCCCGATATGTATAATACCTACAATCAACAGCGTGTACAACTCGGAGCATGGGATATCATGGACACGGGCAGTTATAACAATGAATCGCACACACCACCGGCATATTCGGCTTTCGAACGTTACAGCCTCGGCTGGATGGAATTGACCGAAATAGACACACCGGCCGACTCCATGACACTGGCCGAGCTGACCGAGAATAATGTGGCCTATCGCATAAGTACAGCTGACGAGAATGAATTTTTCACTTTGGAAAATCGCCAACAACGAGGCTGGGATGCATATCAACCCGGACGGGGACTAATGATAATACATATCGCTTACGAATCCTCCGCTTGGGATGGCAACTTTGTCAATGCGGGTAACATACAACGTTATGATTTGGTGGAAGCCGATGGAACCCAAGGTACCGAACAGGAAACGGACCTTTATCCCACAGCCACTAACAATTTGTTTACAGATTATTCCGTACCCAACTCACTGGCTTGGAACGGAACGCCTACAGACAAGGGGGTGACAAACATACGTGACAATAACGGAGTGATATCATTCCGATTCATGAAAGATCGTTTGCATCGCCCTGTAGCCGAAGAGGCGACAAACATAACGGCAGAATCGTTCATCGCACAATGGCAACCCGTTGACGGAGCCGAGAGCTATCGCCTTAACGTTTCCGAAATCCTCCCCGACTCCATCAATCCGATCATAACCGAAGAAGAATTTTCACTGATGACGGAAGGGAACTACCCCAAAGCCGATATCAACGACATAGGAGAAGCACTGGACAGTTACTTGTCACAACCGGGATGGTATGGCTCAAAAATATATCAGGCGGGCGGCTATATGCTTGTAGGATACTACGGACAATCAGGCTCACTCAGATCTCCCCTATTCGACCTGTCCGGCAATAACCGAGAATGCACTGTCGCATTCCATGTTGCCTCTTATCCAGGGAAAACAGTCAGCTATACGGTCAGCATGATTGATATAGATACAAATACAACAGTCGAAGAATATAACCTGAAAGCCAATAAGACGGAAACTGAAGTAATTCTGCGCTTCCATCAAGGAACACGTCGGACACGTCTCTCCATAGATACCAATAAAGAGCGAATCTACTTCAATAATCTACGCATACTGAAAGGCTCTGTAGCCGATGATGCGGTATGGACGGTCGGCCCCAAAGAATGGAAGATTGACAACATCCCAGATACAAGTTACAAGGTGGACGGCCTGACCAGCAACCGTACTTATCTATACAATGTACAAGCACTCTCGGCCGAAGAACAAAGAAGTTCATTACCATCCAATAATATCAGTGTGACGACCCAAATAAGTACCGGCATAGAGCATATGGAAAACGATGCCGATAATCCTGTAATCGCGACCATTTATTACGATATCACCGGATGTAAAGTGACACAGCCCCGAAACGGAATGTATATTCGCAGAGATACTCATGAAAACGGTATGATACGCATTTCAAAAATATTTATTCCATAG